In the genome of Longimicrobium sp., the window CCATCAGGATGATGTCGGGGGTCTCGGCGAGCGCGCGGTCCACCGCTTCGCGACCGTTCGTGGCCTCTACGACGCGGTAGCCGAAGGCGTCGAGCAGCGTGCGCAGGGCGTCGCGGCTGTCCTCGTGGTCTTCGGCCAGCAGCACCACGGGGCGCGCTTCGCCGTCCACGTCGTCGTCCTCGGGCGGCTGCACGGGCGACATCCGCGGCGCGCGCGTCTTGCGCGGCCGGTCGGACGCGGAACGGAGGTCGGGCGCCTCGGCATGCGAGAGCGACGGGGCAGCCATCACGCGGATACGCGGGAAACGGGGCCTGCGGGAAGGGGATCGTGTGCCGATCCGTGCGGGTTCGTTACAAGCAATTCGTATGCCTGCAGCTAAGCACGATCGGGCGGAAAACGGCTGACAGGCTCCGGGTGGCGGGTGCCGGCCGCGCCGCGTACAATCCGGGCTCCACCAGAAGCGACATCATCAAAGGGGCGGGCATGCCGCGGATGCAGCTGACCAGGAAGGTGCGCTTCAGCGCGGCCCACCGGTACCACCGGCGGGAGTGGAGCGACGAGCAGAACCGCGAGGTGTTCGGGCCGTGCGCCAACCCGCACGGGCACGGGCACGACTACCTGCTGGAGGTGACGGTGGAGGGCGAGGTGGACGCGGTCACCGGCTTTTCGGTGGATCTGGGGCGGCTGGATGCCGTGCTGCGCGACGAGGTGATCGGTCCGTTCGACCATCAGCACCTGAACCACGTGGTTCCCGAGTTCGCGCCGGGCGGGCTGATCCCCACCTCGGAAAACATCCTGCTGCTGATCTCGCACCGGCTGACTCCCCGGCTAGCCGACGTTACCATCGTGCGGCTGCGGCTGCACGAGAAC includes:
- a CDS encoding response regulator, producing MAAPSLSHAEAPDLRSASDRPRKTRAPRMSPVQPPEDDDVDGEARPVVLLAEDHEDSRDALRTLLDAFGYRVVEATNGREAVDRALAETPDIILMDMMMPRVDGLQATREIREVPALRTVPIIALTAMEGARDRVMDAGCDDLVPKPIDVRSFLTKVREWLESGRHAA
- a CDS encoding 6-pyruvoyl trahydropterin synthase family protein — its product is MQLTRKVRFSAAHRYHRREWSDEQNREVFGPCANPHGHGHDYLLEVTVEGEVDAVTGFSVDLGRLDAVLRDEVIGPFDHQHLNHVVPEFAPGGLIPTSENILLLISHRLTPRLADVTIVRLRLHENPDFYVDYVPGT